ATACGATGGTTGTAAGGCGAGGTGTAAGCACACCGCCAAAAGAAGAGTTTGTGTCGTAACGCAAGCCAGGAATTACTGTAAGAATTCCGTCTTGATAGTTTTGTGAAACAAAGAGTGCCGAGTTTACTCTGCTTTTTTCAAGTGATGTAATGTTTAAAAGTAAATTATTTTGTTTTAGTTTTTCTTCTTTCCATTCAACTCCAGTGCTAAAGCCGCATGCTAAATCAATTTGAGTTTGTGCTCCAAAGTTGTCTGAAATATATTCATCGTCGCTTGCCCAAAATGATGATGAATCTTTGTAATTTCTTACATCATTTTCAAAATAAATATCGCTCTTGTTTGAAACATTTTCACTTATTGCTATGTTGTGACTTAAGGTGGCATTCTTTTTATTTTCTTTTTGTTCGGCATTTGGTGTGCTTGCTGTAATTTCTTTTATACCGTCGTATTTGTCAACAGATAATGGAATAAAAAACATTTGATTTTCAAACGCCATGCCTGAAACTCCAACTTCGTTGTCAAAATATTTTGTAGATAAATCAAACGCGCCTAAGTCATCGGTTTCAATACCGGCTTTTGCGAAAGCATTTGTCGCGTTATATTTTGAATTTTCTCTATAACCGTCACTTTGTGATTTAGATAAAGATGTGTGTAAATAACAGTTTTCTGTCTTTGTTTGAAACTCACCAATATACTTTTGTGAATTAAAGCTTGAAAATATTGTGTTTACTCTCAGTTCAAGAGTATCTTGTTTTGGTTTTTTAGTTATTACATTTATTACACCACCAAGGGCATCTGAACCGTAGAGTGCACTTGCAGGGCCGCGTACAATTTCAATTTTTTCAATTATTTCGCTTGGCAATGTTGAAAGGTCAAAAAGGCCTAATGCATTATCGTTGGCTCTTATACCGTCAATTAACACAAGTGTCTGCTCCGCCTTTGCGCCACGAATCATAAGAGTGCTTTGACTGCCCTGGGTACCAGTAACGCTTGCCGTCATTCCTACTTGATCTGATAATATCTCTCCAAGTGTGCTTACGCCTTTTGCTGCAATTTCTATTTTGTTTATAGAAGTTGAATTTGTAGATATGGCATTCTCATTTTGTTTTGTTTTTGTAAGAGTAAGAAAAACCTCCCCTTCTGAAGCGAAGGCGTTTGCGCAAAACAGTGCTACTATAATTGTTGCTAATAGCTTTTTCTTCATTTTTTTCTCCGATAATTAATTTTGTACTGCATTTTAATAGGTAAATATGCGGTGGGTACTATGTTGTAATTGGCATAATTAATTCCTCCACGGGATCTAACCCGGATTTTGCAATCTGGGTTTAAAGTCGCAGGTCGGTCTCCTGACTTTCCGCTTTCTACTTTTGAAAACCTTCCCGTCATTACGACAGTGGTTAACAAATTCAGATTTAACTGCGGTTACAGTAGCGGGACTGTACCAGATTCTCACTGGTTTCCCATTACCTGCGCTATTACTAATTAATCTATAAAAATATTTACTTTCCCAGTAAATGGGTTTTTTTCTGTGCGAACGCAAACATCAAATGCATTACTAATCGCACCGGAGGCAATAACTTCTTGTGTGTTTCCGCAAGCAATTAATGAGCCATTCTTTAACACAGCAGTGGTTTGGCAATATGTGCTTGCTATGTTTATATCATGCACGGCGGCAACAATTGAAATCTTCTTTGAAAGCTCGCTTAAAAGGCGCAATATTTCCAACTGATACTTTATATCTAAGTGCGCGGTGGGTTCATCTAAAAACATAATTTCCGGTTCTTGAGCAAGTGTTTGAGCTAATGCAGTTTTTTGTTTTTCTCCGCCTGAGAGTTCATTTACTTTTCTTTTTGCAATATTACCTATGCCGCAAATTTTTATTTTTTCATACGCAATATCAATGTCATTTTTTGATGGAGAAAACATAGATTTCCAATGGGGTGTTCTTCCCATCAAAACAAATTCTTCAACTGTAAAACCAAATGGGAGTTCAAAAAATTGTGGCATTACGGCTATAACTTTTGCAAGCTTGAAGTTGTTTTGCTCTTTTATGTCTATACCCTTATAAAGAATTTTTCCGGCAGATGGTTTTAGCAAGCCCGTTATAACCCTAAAAAGTGATGTTTTCCCGGAGCCGTTTTGCCCAAGCAGGCAAGAAAACCCAGTTGAGTTATATGATAGATTTACGCCATTTAACACATTGGTTTTGCCGTAGTTTGCAGAAACATTTTCAATTTGTATAAGAGGATAATTATTGCTCATTTTTCCGTCTCACTTGTTTTAATAAGTAAAAGCAAAAAGAATGCTCCGCCTACCACTCCTGTTAGCACGCCAACAGGCAATTCAAGAGGTCTGGCTACTGTTCTTGCAAAGGTGTCGCATAAAAGCAAAAATGCCCCGCCAAGTATTGTGGATGCCGGCAAAAGGACGCGGTTATCAGACCCCAAAAAAAGTCGTAAAAGGTTTGGCACAATAAGCCCTACAAAACCAATTACTCCGCAGAGCGCCACACAAACCCCTGTAAGCAATGCGCAAACAATGAATATTATTTGTTTTGATCGTTTAACATTAACTCCAAGGTAATGAGCTTTTTCCTCGCCCAGCGATAGCGCGTTTAGTTCTTTTGAGCGAGTCCACAAAAATATTGTAAGCGGCAATATGAGCGCGCAAGATATCCAAAGCATTGAAATATTTACATTTGACAGGTCTCCAAATAACCATAATATCGCGGCAGACATTTTGTTTGGGTCGCTAAGGGCAATTAGAAGCATAGATAACGACGAAAAAATAAGCCCGAACATTACACCAGAAAGCAACAGTGAAAAAGAAGAAAAAGAAAAACGCAAAGTAATAAAATAAACGGCAAAAATGCATAGAAGTGTGCCGGCAAATGAAAATGCCGGTAGAAAAAAAACATTTATAGAAGTTAGTCCAAGTACCGTTGCAAGGGTAATGCCAAATGAAGCTCCAGATGAAATGCCCAGTGTGTATGGTTCGGCAAGAGGGTTCCTTAATATGCTTTGTAGTGCGCAGCCGCTGCTTGAGAGACCGGCTCCTACAATAATTGCGGCAAGAATTCTTGGAGCTCTAAGTTTCCAAAGGATTATACTGTAAGCATCTGATGCCGATGGAAAAAACAGTGCGTTAAAAAGCTCTTTAAAACTTCCTGTTGCTGAGCCCAAAACAAAGGCGGAAAGCGCGAGCGCGCCAAGCAGTATTAGAAATGTAAAAAACATTGGTTTAAATGGTTTATTCATAGTCAGCGTTTATTAGTTGAATCAACTAATTTTTTTATTTCTTTTACAGCATTTATAAAACTAAGCGGGGTTGGGTTTGCTATTATTTCTGGGTTTATGCAATATACGGAATTGTTTTTTGCGGCTTTTAGATTTTTAAAGTTTAACCAGTAGTTTTTTCTGTAATTGTCTTTTGAATCCATAAGTAAGATAATTATTATATCAGGGTTTACCAGCACTACCTCTTCAGGGTTTATTGACGGATAACGCGTATTTGACGAACTAAATATGTTTTTAGCTCCAGCATAGTTTACAATGTCATTAATAAATGTATTTTTACCACTTGTTATAAGTGGTGATGACCCAATCTCCATAAAAACTGTTTGCTTGTAGTCGCTGTTTTTTAATTTCCCGAGCTCTGCTTTTGCTGTATTTATAATATTTTTGGCATATTCTTCTTTGTTTAACGCTTTTGCAACGGTCATAAGGTTTGAGCAAATGCCATCAAAATCGGTTACTTTGTCTAATACCACAACTTTTAGCCCTAAATCTCTAAGTTTTTCAACAGTTGCCTTTTTATTGCCTTCCTTAGAGGTAAATACAATGTCTGGCTTAAGTGAAACAACTTTTTCAAGGTTTGGCTCAAGCAATGTGCCAATGACCTCTTTGGGTGATTTTCCTTGTGGGCAATACAAAGTTATGCCAATGGTCTGTTCTTCAAAGCCAAGTAAGTAAATGTTTTCCGTCGCAATTGGCGCCAAAGAAACTATTCTTAAAGGGTTTTTTGCGCACAAATTTACGGTTGTCGAAAGCAATAAAAGACCAGCAAATGCCGTTAATTTGAAAAAAATACTGTTTTTGAGTAGTAAGTTCAAAATTCAATTCCTTTTTTTGCTTTAATCCCGCGGTTAAAAGGATGTTTAACTTCTTTTATTTCAGAAACCATGTCTGCGGCTTCAATTAGTTTCCTTGGTGCACCTCTACCCGTAATAAATACATCGTATTTTGAAGCTAATTTTAATAGAATATCAAGTAATACATCAATTTTGATAAATTTATCCCTTAGTCCAATGACAAATTCATCTAAAACTATAAGTTTGTATTTATTTTCTTTGTTTATAAGTGTTTTTAAGAATTCAATTGCTTCTGAGCACTGCTTTAACAATTTGTTCTTTGGTATATTAGGAAAACAGGCAGGATGTTTTGGAGCGAATGTAAAGATGTCAACATTTGGCAATTTTTCTAAAATTTTTTGTTCCCCATAGAACTCTTTCCCCTTAAATAACTGAACAAGGCATACACTATGCCCATGGCCGCAGGCACGCAGTATCTGCCCCATGGCAGAAGTGCTTTTCCCCTTTCCGTTACCAGTTATCACATAAAGCATAAAATTTTAACCTCTTATTTATGTATATAGGTAGTGCCTACAAAATAAAAATCCCCACTTTCCAAAAAAGGAAAGTGGGGATAAAAATACTAATAATTTTGAGCCACACCCTCCCACGAAGGTAAACTGTATTTACACAAACCGTAGACCGGACTATTGAGTATTATCTCAAATTACCGTTGCGGGGCAGTGTCCGAATTGGTTCTAATTAATTAGAACCTCACGGAACTTCCTCAATTTGCGTAGTTATGAGTTGTTTGTAAAACTTCACCAAACAACCCAAGCAATAAAGAACTAATACAACCGTCTACTTTTATGCCTATTCTAAAGCTCAAGTTTTATTATATAGTTTTTTTACTAAGTATCAAAAGAAATTATGCTTTTCTGATATTAGCTGCTTTTGGACCTTTGTCTGAGGTTTCGACATCAAATGTAACTGAGTCGCCTTCAGCTAAAGATTTAAAGCCTTCCGCGGCTATTGCTGAGAAGTGAGCAAACACATCTCCGCTGCCGTCGTCGTTCGAAATAAAACCAAAACCCTTTGCGTCATTGAACCACTTCACTTTCCCTGTTGCCATTGTACTGTACTCCTTACTTTTTTTTGCCCAACTACTACTTGATGCTGAGCTTATTTTGTGCCTTTATTGCTAAAGTGCACCTGCGCATTATAGCATATAATTTCTATTTTGCAACATCTAAATTAAAAAACTTAATAAAAGCAATTTGCTCTTACTATAATTGTTTTCCTGCTGCTGCCAATTTTTTAAGTTCCGTAACTATTGTGTAGTCAATTTTTACTTTGCCTATTAGCGGGTCATGGTGAGGCATTTGCCCGTGGCAGTCGGAGCCACCGGTGGCAATTAATCCATTTTCTTGCGCAAGTTGTTTAAAGTGCTTTTGTGCGGATGGCGAATGCCTTGAGTGCCATGCCTCTATGCCTTTGAGCCCGTCTTTAATAAGCTCTATTAATAATGGTGAATTTGAATCTAATGAAAAAGATGGATGCGCAAGTACCGCAACACCGCCAGCATCGTTTATTATTTTTACAGCTTCCGACGGAGTTAATGCAAACTTTGGAACATAGGCGGCCCGGCCGACAGATAGGTAATTTTCAAAAGCATCATTTATGCTTCTTGAATATGAATTTTTTATAAGTGCTTTTGCGAAGTGTAAACGGCCGATAGAGCCACCTGGTTTTATCATTGCGAATAGTTCTGCTTCATCTAATGTAATATTTAGTTTTCTAAGTTTTTCAAGTATTGCGTAAGCTCTTTTAGTGCGGGCATCTTGAAACTTTTTTAAATACTCCTGCAACGGGCCGCTTTTATGTTCAATACAATAGCCTAATATGTGTATTTCCCGTTTTTTGTCATCAGTAGTTTCTGCGGATAGCTCTACCCCTGAAATAACTTCTATGTTACTTAGCAGACCTTCTTCTTTGGCCTCATCAATGCCATCGGTTGTATCATGGTCAGTTATCGCAATGGCGCAGAGCCCAACAGTTTTTGCCCGTTTAACAACTTCCTTAGGCGAGAAGGAACCATCGGAGTGATTTGTGTGAAGGTGCAGGTCTGCGTAAAGATCTGTCATTTTATAGAAGTTCCGATGCAAGCGCGGCGAGTTTGCTTCTTTCGCTTTTTGTAAAGTTCATATGACCAAAAATTTCTTGCCCTTTAAAACGCTCTACAAGGTAGGTTAAACCATTTGATGAAGCATCTAAGTAAGGGTTGTCAATTTGGTATGGGTCGCCTGTAAGTACAATTTTTGTGCCTTCGCCGGCACGAGATATAATTGTTTTTACTTCATGCGGTGTTAAGTTTTGAGCATCATCAATTATTATATACATATTTGGCAG
The sequence above is a segment of the Endomicrobiales bacterium genome. Coding sequences within it:
- a CDS encoding cob(I)yrinic acid a,c-diamide adenosyltransferase, whose translation is MLYVITGNGKGKSTSAMGQILRACGHGHSVCLVQLFKGKEFYGEQKILEKLPNVDIFTFAPKHPACFPNIPKNKLLKQCSEAIEFLKTLINKENKYKLIVLDEFVIGLRDKFIKIDVLLDILLKLASKYDVFITGRGAPRKLIEAADMVSEIKEVKHPFNRGIKAKKGIEF
- a CDS encoding cold-shock protein, whose product is MATGKVKWFNDAKGFGFISNDDGSGDVFAHFSAIAAEGFKSLAEGDSVTFDVETSDKGPKAANIRKA
- a CDS encoding PHP domain-containing protein; translation: MTDLYADLHLHTNHSDGSFSPKEVVKRAKTVGLCAIAITDHDTTDGIDEAKEEGLLSNIEVISGVELSAETTDDKKREIHILGYCIEHKSGPLQEYLKKFQDARTKRAYAILEKLRKLNITLDEAELFAMIKPGGSIGRLHFAKALIKNSYSRSINDAFENYLSVGRAAYVPKFALTPSEAVKIINDAGGVAVLAHPSFSLDSNSPLLIELIKDGLKGIEAWHSRHSPSAQKHFKQLAQENGLIATGGSDCHGQMPHHDPLIGKVKIDYTIVTELKKLAAAGKQL
- a CDS encoding iron ABC transporter permease, which encodes MNKPFKPMFFTFLILLGALALSAFVLGSATGSFKELFNALFFPSASDAYSIILWKLRAPRILAAIIVGAGLSSSGCALQSILRNPLAEPYTLGISSGASFGITLATVLGLTSINVFFLPAFSFAGTLLCIFAVYFITLRFSFSSFSLLLSGVMFGLIFSSLSMLLIALSDPNKMSAAILWLFGDLSNVNISMLWISCALILPLTIFLWTRSKELNALSLGEEKAHYLGVNVKRSKQIIFIVCALLTGVCVALCGVIGFVGLIVPNLLRLFLGSDNRVLLPASTILGGAFLLLCDTFARTVARPLELPVGVLTGVVGGAFFLLLLIKTSETEK
- a CDS encoding ABC transporter ATP-binding protein; the protein is MSNNYPLIQIENVSANYGKTNVLNGVNLSYNSTGFSCLLGQNGSGKTSLFRVITGLLKPSAGKILYKGIDIKEQNNFKLAKVIAVMPQFFELPFGFTVEEFVLMGRTPHWKSMFSPSKNDIDIAYEKIKICGIGNIAKRKVNELSGGEKQKTALAQTLAQEPEIMFLDEPTAHLDIKYQLEILRLLSELSKKISIVAAVHDINIASTYCQTTAVLKNGSLIACGNTQEVIASGAISNAFDVCVRTEKNPFTGKVNIFID
- a CDS encoding TonB-dependent receptor, encoding MKKKLLATIIVALFCANAFASEGEVFLTLTKTKQNENAISTNSTSINKIEIAAKGVSTLGEILSDQVGMTASVTGTQGSQSTLMIRGAKAEQTLVLIDGIRANDNALGLFDLSTLPSEIIEKIEIVRGPASALYGSDALGGVINVITKKPKQDTLELRVNTIFSSFNSQKYIGEFQTKTENCYLHTSLSKSQSDGYRENSKYNATNAFAKAGIETDDLGAFDLSTKYFDNEVGVSGMAFENQMFFIPLSVDKYDGIKEITASTPNAEQKENKKNATLSHNIAISENVSNKSDIYFENDVRNYKDSSSFWASDDEYISDNFGAQTQIDLACGFSTGVEWKEEKLKQNNLLLNITSLEKSRVNSALFVSQNYQDGILTVIPGLRYDTNSSFGGVLTPRLTTIVSVSENVKISANAAKGWRSPTFNELYYPTDAWGMHGNSELKPEESIGFDLGAEYKTTTFNCTLTGFSSETTNLISWGMLTPTNIGKSNQSGLEFEVGGKLVDGLFHKLNYTYLWAEDTENERVLNYRPCNTINYSLNYFAPLDIMLDANIKYVSSQETWDFTIPKLPEYATVDLKASKNFGTYTLWVKGLDLANTRYQTRLGYPLPGISVESGVTVNF
- a CDS encoding ABC transporter substrate-binding protein, translated to MNLLLKNSIFFKLTAFAGLLLLSTTVNLCAKNPLRIVSLAPIATENIYLLGFEEQTIGITLYCPQGKSPKEVIGTLLEPNLEKVVSLKPDIVFTSKEGNKKATVEKLRDLGLKVVVLDKVTDFDGICSNLMTVAKALNKEEYAKNIINTAKAELGKLKNSDYKQTVFMEIGSSPLITSGKNTFINDIVNYAGAKNIFSSSNTRYPSINPEEVVLVNPDIIIILLMDSKDNYRKNYWLNFKNLKAAKNNSVYCINPEIIANPTPLSFINAVKEIKKLVDSTNKR